TGTATAAAAGAAAGACAAAGGCAATAAGAAAAAGATCAAGACTTGAACACATAGAGACTAACGACTAGAAATTAAGGTTTGcttacttttactttttttttttttgctgatttgTACTTTTCCGGCTAACTCCGACGAGTACCATCCTATTTTTCCTTTGTATCTTCTGATCAATAAAAACGCTTTTGAAATAAACCACCATCAAATTTGTCTCTTATTATGCGAACTGACCGAACTCAAATTCAACATCACCACACTTTTCCAATTGTGTAAATATACATTGTCCAGAATATAGATCTATTCACAtttgtctttgtatttttcCAAGAAGATTATCAGGAGATAAAAAGAAACCATGGAGAAATTTGCATGCAAGTCTGCTTTCATCGTCCTTTTAGCTTTAGCTTGTAAGttcaaatttgtatttatttatttattttttggtaaatttttatttatttattttacataatatgcaaaaaaaatcaaaagaatctCTAAGTTAATGATGGAAAACAATTAGATTGCGTTACTTATGTTTATTATCATGTGTTGTAGTGATGGTATCTGTAACAGTCCAGAGTGTTGAGGCAAAACGTATGTTAAACGAAGAAACTTCTCTGCCCTCGGTTGATCTCGAAGCTTCAATGCCGACGGTTAAACCACTAGGAGGGGGGTTTGATTTTTGTACGCCAGAATGCAAAGAATTATGTTTTGGTACCGGTTGTTATTGCGAATGTCCTACTCCTCcagcaaataaataaattacatgATCAACTTCTCATAAAAAATTGTGAGAACTATGTaacaaacttatttttttttcaccatcatatatttctataaagaaactaagagagaggagagagaagtaACTTTTTCTCTTTGGTCTCTCCATCTCCGCCAACTAAACCCTAGTTTTTTCATCTGAATCTTGCTCGAAGAGGCCGGCGGCAGCCTTGGCTGTCGGCCTCCTCCACTTGTTAGTTGTAGCTTGCCTCAACCATATCCACCATGTTTCAGAATCACTGTCTCCTCCTTCTTGTCTCTAGGTTCTGGATTTTTGTCACTACAAATCTAATCGGAAGTTTGGTGAGTGCCTCTCTTCCCTGGAACCTAGTCGAGGTCGAGACGGTCTCGTGAATCATGGTGGCCTTGCCTTTCCGCCTCTCCAAACCGCCAGCGTTAGATCTGGGTCAGATCTAAGCCCAAGCCATCGTGAATAGTTTGGAAGCGTCGCTGCCTCTCCTCTCATCACGTCCGACTTGCCTCCTGGTGGTATGTCAGTCGCGTAGATCCAAGGTGCGTAGAGCCTCTCCTCAGGATTTGTTCCTCTGAGAGCGGCGGAGTGGTGGTTCTCCGCTGAGAGCCTCTTCTCTTAGCTTCAAGTATCAGCTTCCATGGTAATATCTGTTGTTGCTCTGTTTCTCTCTGTTGTGCTTTGATGGTTGATGATCAGGGTCCTTGAGGACAGACCCATTGTGTCTCTAAAAACCACGCCGGAAGAGACTTGCTTTTGATGGATTTTGCCTGTTTTTGAGAAGTCGTATGGCTTCTCCCAATCTTCAACTCCGTCTACAAGCTCCGGCTGCTCCTCTTTCGAGTGTGAGCTCTCCGAGAGGCTTCTGGTTTTGGTTTCAACGGAGCGTACCTCAGCCTGCACCGGAGTGGATTGCCTGGCCCTCTGTCGTCGCGGCTGAGAGAATCTGTGGAGTCTTCCTAAGCCTGCACCGGAGTGGTAGCTGGCCCTCCGTCGTCGCGGCAAAGAAACTCTTTGGATTTCCTCTAAGGTAAACCGACTCTGCATAGCCTTCTCCTCGTCACCATTATTGGTACCTGGAAGCGCTTGTAAGGAACCTTTGCTGATGTTTGATGCTTAACTGATAGGTCAAAGTCTTGTTCTCTTGATCAAACTTGTGATCTTAATTAGatgtttagggtttttttttttttttgcggccCTTTTCATCTGAATGGCTTAGTTGCATATTTTGATTGCAATTCCTTGTAATCAGACCTTCATTATCTTGTTAATGATATTtaccttttagcaaaaaaaaaaaaaatgtaacaaacttagaaaaataaatctctttttatttttgagatatTCAACAAAAAGATTTATGCCAAGAAGGATTCTCTTCTTAGTTGactaaaaatattcttattaaTGTGGGTCACTAATgactataaatttaaaatcattttctaGATCACCTTTTCTAACGAAGGTGTTGAAACTCTAAAACGAATCTATGTAACATCAACGGTgttgtaaattttcaaaaacttaaatatttttgtggatCAGCTTTGCCACATGGCGCgatcaaaatagaaaaaattattaggcaaatttttagttttttattttcactCAATAATTCAAactcatttattttataatagaattattttttcaaaaataataattatatcaaatttatattttttttataatctataAATAAAGATTACTCTCATTTCATttggataaataaaaaaatgtattttgatgataatcaactattttaattgttttaaataatattagtgttagtattattttttttaaaaaaataagataggtatataaataaaataaaattattaaaagtcaTGTTATTTTAGCTTTTAAGTTAATTacaatcaaattattaatttgtaattattatattgtaaatgataaatatatgaattaaaatagTAGGTAtgatgttgaatttttttaaataaatcattGTAGAAGTTAAAGTTAAAGAGAGGATTGAATGAATTAGGTGATTGAAAGTGAAGATGATATAGAatgttaaaaatgaaaaaaatggtgttaaaaatgaaatgaatgtTGAAACTATTGTAGATGTctaacaaaaaaagaattagtattttatttttccaattAATTTCAGCATCGTTTTCTATGAAGAATTCAACCTTCTCTCTTCAGTGTTGACCTCTTCTCCATTCCTTATCTGTTTTTGccaatgttttattaataatgaaAGCTCTGAAAAGAGACGGCCACTGCCTAACTGGAGATGGTCTTTATCCTTTTGATTATTTCAACGATTCTGCAATAATTAAATTGCTTTTTATGAAAAATACTAACTAAAATTACTGATCAGCATTCGTCTCTCTTTACATTCCTCTTCGTAAGCGAaaaattatagatatttaaacCTTTTTTGACTAATAGATATTTAAACCTTTACAAGAGTTGTTCACGCATGAAGAGTTTACAAAGTTACAACAACACACATCCTCTAATACATGGATGCATGTCTAAACTATCTTTCAACACACAGGAAAACACACAGGAAAACAAATACCAAACCAAGATTATAAAACCACTTGATATGGTCAAGAGCAAGAAGCTCGATTCTGGTACTATTTTATTTAAGTGGATAGGATGTTAAGAAGAGACACTCTAGCTTCTATCATCACCTTGAACAATCTTTCAAGTCCCTCTTCCAGCTCTTCCATGGCTGCCTCCACATCTTTCGATTTAACCACTGCACATTGAATCATCTCACTTACTTCCTCACTtatctctttctcctcttcttgatctTCCCTTGTCGTCACCACAACGACCTTCCCAAGCTCAGCTTCCATAGCTTCAAGCTCAAGGCAAGAAAACTCTTtctcatgatgatgatgatctatTCCTTTCTTCACAAGCTTCATAACAATCCCCCAACCTTTGTGTTGATGATGGTTCTTACTCTTTAACCCTTTTGGCGACGACAAGAACGACAATACGGTGCGTAAGACGAAACAAGTGATCACACTTGTTTCTTGCATCACTCTAACCAAAGCACTCATGTCTTGATCATCACGACCACCACACCAAACACTACTCTCTAAACACGCTTCTGTCTCTTTCGACATCACCATATacttcttgatctccttcttgATCTCTTTGCGCGTCGCTAGGTAAGCATCAACGTCACCCTCGAGGCTAAACTCACGTCCCTTCTTGCTCCGTCTCAAAGCTGACTGAAGCTCAACAACACTCTTTTTGATCCTCGACGCACCGTCTTTAGCTCCTCCACAAACCTCTAAGTACTTCAACGATACTTCAAGAAGCTCATCCATCAAGCCACTATTAAGAAGAGCTTGTTGAGTTTCAGAAGAAGACTTGAAGAGATCTTCACTTAAACATCTGTAGATCTCGGTGAGACCAGAGAGACCGTCACGGACCATCGTCCTAGACTCCAACGAAGACGACCCCAAAGCTCTAACCCTGGAGACCACTTCTTGAATCCTCCTAACACTTGGATGTAACCGAACCGGTAAGCTAACACATCTAGCTTTGTATGCTTTATGAAGTCTTGGAGACAATGAAGACGCATACATTTCAAGTAATAATGATAAAATGGGGGTTTTGAGTTATGCTTGTTTGGTACTTTAGTAAgggtttatactttatataaaTACACATCTTCAGTGACATAAAGGTCAATGAGGTAGGGCCTATCTAATTAGACTAAAGTGAAGACCATGTGAAGTGAGTATGGGTACTTCACTAAGGAGGACCAGAACACGTAAGACTCATTAAATGCTATATGTTTGAATTTTAGTTGAATCCTTGACGAAGTTCGATGTTTCGGTTTCGATTTACTGAAACCGAAACCTTTTTACACCTCTTTTCATGTACCGAAGCCACCGTCCATTTACGATCCTTTAATATTTTGTCATTATTTAATTAGCTTTTATCATCGTTGGATTTTTGTAAggctatttatttattttgtgtgtgtGGGACTGTGGGGTACCTCAGTCTCGATTGAATTTAATCAGAAGAAAGATCTTGgcaagattttgttagattattaaatgatatatatgtgGATATGCTATTGCATGGATGCTTTGGTCCCACGCAATGGACGATGCCTCCCTTAAGTAACACCGTCACACCTCACCACCAATTACGTTACCATGAATTTAGGCGTGTCCATTAGGTTTTCTGTTGATCAGGTTTAGAGTCTTTAAGCCTTTTGGTTTGAATTTGTGAATCTTTAGTTTCTCTTTAAGAAtcaatatgtatgtatataaattaatttaagtgAAGGCACTTTTGATACAATGGATGACGAAAGAATGAGTGATTTAGCTATACcaacatttaaattttttaaagatattattaaatttttcctGATTATATAAAATTCGTAATGAAGTATGACGTATATTATGATACGAATCCAGATATGTGTAGAGTGTAGTCTGGTACAGATTTGATTAATGATATCTTTTGATAAAAGTAACGTAAATCACGTAAAAcctataattatattattatgattATATTGACGATACAATTATACATATCTGCTATGTTTGGAAGGTGTGGATAATATGATTGGGCTCATGCAAATTGCGTTTTAGATGAGGAAGCAAGTGAAAGAAAATATCAAGAGTGTTCTGTTGCATATATGTTTGGTCCACGCCACATACTTGTGCTCATATCTATATCAGTTAGGCCCAACTAAATAGCAAATAGTGAATGTGAATGTCTCAAAATTCGTAACATCTATGGGTTTATAACACCAATGTTggttctattttataaattttctctACATTTATCAATTTAATGAGTGTACAAAAATCTTTCTATGCTTTTACAATGCATGCCTCAGGCAAGTTCTCTAAAATAGAATGCCCACGAATGTATACTTGTAAAACCTAGTGAGAGATTATGTTGAGAAGAGAGGCTCGTGTTCTTATTAACCTTCGAAATAACCCTTCTAAACTCTTCTCGAACCCACCAATGCACACCTCAACCTCCACAAGCTTCTTTTGTAGATCATCATGAGAGCTGAAGTCTTCGCAAATAGCGTAATCCAATGTCTCCAACTCGTTCTTGCAGGTCGCATCATGATTATACTTCTTCTTAACTAGTAACGAAGCCAACTTGGTCTTCATGTTACTTTGTGTCCCGGGCAAGAACACTAATAACGACTTCAACACCACGACACTAACCGAAACTACTCGTCTCATCACATCTATTACCGCCACAAGATGTTCATTATCATATGAACTTGACCCACCATCAATTTTCTTCAAGGATCCTAGAAGCTTCTTAGCTTCTTTTCTCATGTTTTTTCTAAGTCCGACATAGCTTGAGACAGCGACATCGAGTtgatctcctcctcctccggctaCTTTCTTTCTTCTAACACATGATTGAAGATCACGAACATGCTCCTGAGTCTCCACCATGAGGTCCTTCGAGACGCTGCATGTATCCATTAGTCTCAGTGACCCATCGAGCATCTCCTCCACGAACTCCGATCCATCTGAAGACATAACACGTTGTGTCGAACCCATCTTCAGAAACTCCTCCACACAGTCGTAGAGCTCCTCCAAACTAGCCAAGCCCATCAAGATCGATTCGGACGAACTCGTCGTGGCATTTATCGTTTCTACCTTACTAAGAGTTCCTTCGATACCAAACGtgcttggatgtgatcttgaaGGTAAACTTGTAGATCTGAATTGTTCCTGAACGATCATATTTGCCATCTTTTgtgtttttgagtttttgttttcttcttctttggttaATCTGCTTGTTTCAACTTGCCATgcacatgcatatatatagcATGGGGTCTTATCTCATCATAGGTCAAAATAACttcaatttttaatttgattggtccgATTATTACTGGCAAATCTTGTGACACTCTGAGCTGTCGGGCTATTATTGTGGTCAACTTATTTAGCCACAGAGATGAAGCCTGATGAGTCATCTTCTATGTTGCCTCAGGTTTCGCCACATTATCATTTGACCTTTCGAgattttttcgtttttaataaaattgacCTTTCGAGTTAACTAGAAATACCCAATGCTCTTTAAATCGTCTCGGTAGGTAACGAGATCCAGATCTTTCTCTTGTTATCGTTTTTTCTTATGTACATAGTTTGCATGTTACGGCTCCTAACGAATGAAATTCGTCAAAATAAAGACTAACTGTGTCTATATTGATTGCATGACGTCTCGCATTACAATTTACATCAAGTGTAAGAGGGGTACGTGTTTTGAGTTGATTGCTTGTGAGTTGCGAACATAAATCAGTATATCACTGCCACTGATGTATTTGATCAGTGGAAATGGACTTTATAACATTTACATTTATTACATGTTAAATCCAAAAGAACCCTTTAAAAAGTCTTTAATGtatgtcaaaaaaaattctttaatgTAAGTAAATGAGCATGTGCTAAAAACCTTATAACGTGAGGATCTCTGCACAATTAACTCCTTTTGCATAGTTTAGCTATCCCTATGTGGTCATGAAACCAGCAAAATCGAACAGGGTTCATatctcaattttattttttattttttggaataaatgttatattaattcaaccgaaattttttgtttacagCATAGTTGCTTCTGTTTTAAAGAATCAAAACTACTCACTTTACATCACAATTTTATCATCTAAAAGAGAACCAAGTCACCATGGTCTTCTGATAGATTGAATCCTCCCTTGTTTTCAGACTTGAAATACGGTTTCCGATTTGCTTGTCAATGGTCTTAATAAGACCAGCAGCTGAAGTATGAGCTCCACCAAACTTTCTACCATTCCATTCCTTCCAAATCGCATATAAGGAAGCTTGAAACAGATATCTGAAAAGAAATAGCCCAACCTTACCTCTATGGAGATTGGTTAGAAGCATCACTATAACTTCTCATTCTTGTGAGTATTGTGTGGACAGTAGTTTGTGTATGAAATTTTCCAAACTTCTTCAAATTACGGGAAATCCAAccgaaaatatctaaaatatatatgtattttgagaATCCCCATTGTGGTTGCTGTTATGTTTATCATATGTCCTTTGTAAACATTCCCTAATTGATCCGTTGAACATTGTCTTCTCTGTAGGCTCTCAATGATTAGCAATCTAATGACACTGAAACGTCACCATACTCTTCACTTGGCTACCTAATGTTAAGACAAATATTATTCTTTGGTATTTTTCCTTTTGAAAGGGTAGTAAATGGAGATTATCCCTTGCCTCTTCTCCTGTACAAAGAAAAAGGAACAGAATAATATTTGATGAGATACCGTTGTCTGATTTACCAAAAcatatcaaaattcaaaatcatgGAAatattgatgggttgaatccaGATTCATCCACATTGAAGCAAAGGAgcagttttttttgtaaaataagtaTCTCTCCATTTGTACCTACCTAATCAGTAATCAAGATGGACAAGTTAGGTTTGTTAGCAGAGAAGAGTATTAATACTTTGAAGGAGAGTTTTTTCTTAGCCTAAATCCGAACAAGAAAAACTCGTCCAACTCTtgtattaaacttcaaatataatatacaaaatggCTAAAACCCCTCCACTGTCACTCACACTCACACACCACTCTCCGAATTTGAGGTCTTGCTTCACTATTTGATGCCATTATCAATTTTCACCGTCAAGAAAACATAGCAAAATGTCTCAAAATCTTGCTTTGTAAACAAAACTGCTTCTCTTTattgaatttattatataactatAATAAGCTCGTGCTTTAACAAGAGATCGAACATTGTCAAATCAAGTAAATGCATGAATAAAAAGAaccaagaaaaaacaaatagcaaACGCAAAACAGAGAAGCACCAAGCACGAAACAAGTAGAAGCTCAGTCAAGAGCTTTTATGACAGCATCAACAACTTCCTGAGTAGTGCAATCTCCACCGAGATCCTTGGTTCGCCATTTGCCTTCTTGTATGACTTGTTTCACTGCGATTTCAAGACGATCAGCGAACGTAGGAAACTGGAGATGTTTAAGCATCATAGCCGATGAGAGAAGCAGAGCCATTGGATTAGCTTTCTTCTGCTCCACTATCTTATCATTCCCAACATTCCCTGCTGATGCTCCTTGCTCGAATATCGCATGTTCTGCACCAACATTGCCTGCCAAAAAAAACCCCAAACATGTATCttctagaaagaaaaaaaacaagaaaaagttaTATAACTTTTAACTAAGACATGTATGGACAAACCTCCTGGCATCACTCCAGTGCCACCAGCTATTCCAGCAGCAGTGTTTGCAATAAGATTACCATACAAATTAGGCGTCACCTGAAACAAACAAGACCAAACCAATAGTAATTACCCATATAGAAGAAAGATAAAGTagtcactcttttttttttgcttattcaAGTCACATACCATGACATCAAACTGCTCAGGCTTAGCCACAAGCTGCATACAACAATTGTCTACGATTATTTCGTTATACGTAATCCCAGGATAAGCTTTAGCAACCTCTCTGCAAGATTCAAGGAAGAGCCCATCCGCTAGCTTCATAATGTTGGCTTTATGAACAGCAGTCACTTTCTTCCTGTTGTTCAGGTACGCATACTCAAATGCGTACCTCGCTATCCTCTCAGAACAATACTTAGTTATCACCtacatataaaacaaaaaaaaaaaaatcaaaacttctaaatttttttattaagctTCTGaagaattcaattttttttattaacccgGACTATCTGAACCGAGATCCAACTAATATCCATGAGAATACCAATAAATAGTCCGAAGACTCTAAAACATGGTCCTATATTCGTGTACCAATCTGTAATATCGGACCATGTTTTAGAGTCTCTGGACATGACGAATATGGAACCATGTTTTAGAGtctaaataaaagtaaaaaatagtcAGGAGACTCTAAAACATGGTAATCAGTCCGGAGACTCTAAAACATGGTAAAAATTCAACACAGACTTACTCTTACCCT
The sequence above is drawn from the Brassica napus cultivar Da-Ae chromosome A8, Da-Ae, whole genome shotgun sequence genome and encodes:
- the LOC106359868 gene encoding uncharacterized protein LOC106359868, whose protein sequence is MYASSLSPRLHKAYKARCVSLPVRLHPSVRRIQEVVSRVRALGSSSLESRTMVRDGLSGLTEIYRCLSEDLFKSSSETQQALLNSGLMDELLEVSLKYLEVCGGAKDGASRIKKSVVELQSALRRSKKGREFSLEGDVDAYLATRKEIKKEIKKYMVMSKETEACLESSVWCGGRDDQDMSALVRVMQETSVITCFVLRTVLSFLSSPKGLKSKNHHQHKGWGIVMKLVKKGIDHHHHEKEFSCLELEAMEAELGKVVVVTTREDQEEEKEISEEVSEMIQCAVVKSKDVEAAMEELEEGLERLFKVMIEARVSLLNILST
- the LOC125577256 gene encoding uncharacterized protein LOC125577256 → MANMIVQEQFRSTSLPSRSHPSTFGIEGTLSKVETINATTSSSESILMGLASLEELYDCVEEFLKMGSTQRVMSSDGSEFVEEMLDGSLRLMDTCSVSKDLMVETQEHVRDLQSCVRRKKVAGGGGDQLDVAVSSYVGLRKNMRKEAKKLLGSLKKIDGGSSSYDNEHLVAVIDVMRRVVSVSVVVLKSLLVFLPGTQSNMKTKLASLLVKKKYNHDATCKNELETLDYAICEDFSSHDDLQKKLVEVEVCIGGFEKSLEGLFRRLIRTRASLLNIISH
- the LOC106359864 gene encoding isocitrate dehydrogenase [NAD] regulatory subunit 3, mitochondrial, encoding MAKRSISILTRLLTNPSSPFTAPTRSITYMPRPGDGAPRTVTLIPGDGIGPLVTGAVEQVFEAMHAPVHFERYEVRGHMRKVPEEVMESVKRNKVCLKGGLATPVGGGVSSLNMQLRKELDIFASLVNCINVPGLVTRHENVDIVVIRENTEGEYAGLEHEVVPGVVESLKVITKYCSERIARYAFEYAYLNNRKKVTAVHKANIMKLADGLFLESCREVAKAYPGITYNEIIVDNCCMQLVAKPEQFDVMVTPNLYGNLIANTAAGIAGGTGVMPGGNVGAEHAIFEQGASAGNVGNDKIVEQKKANPMALLLSSAMMLKHLQFPTFADRLEIAVKQVIQEGKWRTKDLGGDCTTQEVVDAVIKALD